AGGGGAAATAGCCCATGAATTCAATAATATTTTAAGTATTATCCTCGGTAATACACAGATGATAAAATTGACCCTTGAGAAACTTAAAGAGTCTTTTGGCAATCTCACACAGATTGAACAGGCTGTGTTTCGTGCTGTCTATCTGGCAGATCAACTGCTTACATTCGGTGGTTATCAGCCCCTCAACCTACAAAGGGCTAATATAAATCAAAATATCAATGGTTTCCTCAAAACTCTATCAGATATTATCCCGGAAGGAATAGAAATAGATACAGTCCTTGAAAAAGACATACCAGAGGTCAAGATAGACTTTCTACAATTCAATCAGGCACTTCATCATATTATACAGAATGCATGTGAGGCGATACCAAAAAAAGGTAATATCACCATATCAACAAAAAAAGAGGATATGGATGAGCTTTTCTGTAAACTCCATTCCCTTGCATGGCCGGGAGAATATGTGACAATCTCCATCGAGGACCCAGGGATAGGGATCGACCCTACTATAATAGAAAAGATATTCGAACCATTCTTTACTACAAAAAAAGAGGATAAGCATAAAGGACTCGGTCTCTCGGTTGCCTACGGCATTATAAAAAATCATAATGGTTTTATTGATGTAAGATCAAGCTTTAATCTGGGGACAACAGTAAAGATATACATCCCTGCTTTTAGAGAAAAGGCAAGACAAAAAAAGATTGCCGAAATCGAAGACAGAAAAACAAAAAAGACAATAAAAGGCACAGAAACGATACTTTTTGCAGAAGATGAACATTCAATAAGGGAAATGTGCGCATTCTATCTAAATTCTCTGGGCTATAATGTTTTATCCGCATCGAATGGCATAGAGGCGGTTGAGATATTTAAACAGAGATTTCATGAAATTGACCTTGTAATATTAGATCTGGCAATGCCAAAAATGGGTGGCAGGGATGCCTACTATGAAATGAAAAGGATTGAACCAACCATCAAGGCGATTTTTATCAGTGGATATAGTCTTGGAGGATCACAGACAGACTTTATCTCCAAAGAAGACCTTGTTTTAATCCAAAAACCATATTCTTTTGACACCCTTGCCTTTAAGATCAGGGAGATTCTCTCT
Above is a window of Syntrophorhabdaceae bacterium DNA encoding:
- a CDS encoding PAS domain S-box protein, whose product is MINDICSKDLMGICISPWEAFLIIKEDGTISYLNPAAEKMLGYKKEEAFGKHLQMFLSPADIHEAQKIELGLLEAQSTLPYAKSGINDEGRTIEVSISKKDGEELFVSLKFICVVSEDHKNIVCIIHDKTEQKIAQYALKQSEEEYRTLFEEFRDVIFVTSPEGRFIQINKAGVKLFGYKSKEELLKENINNLYVNNEDYETYKKAIEKNGYVDAFEVKLKDKKGNEIIASITANVAYDRTGNAKFYRGIIRDITNIKRLKQKIDELQRLEDIGRLSGEIAHEFNNILSIILGNTQMIKLTLEKLKESFGNLTQIEQAVFRAVYLADQLLTFGGYQPLNLQRANINQNINGFLKTLSDIIPEGIEIDTVLEKDIPEVKIDFLQFNQALHHIIQNACEAIPKKGNITISTKKEDMDELFCKLHSLAWPGEYVTISIEDPGIGIDPTIIEKIFEPFFTTKKEDKHKGLGLSVAYGIIKNHNGFIDVRSSFNLGTTVKIYIPAFREKARQKKIAEIEDRKTKKTIKGTETILFAEDEHSIREMCAFYLNSLGYNVLSASNGIEAVEIFKQRFHEIDLVILDLAMPKMGGRDAYYEMKRIEPTIKAIFISGYSLGGSQTDFISKEDLVLIQKPYSFDTLAFKIREILSK